The following coding sequences are from one Leishmania braziliensis MHOM/BR/75/M2904 complete genome, chromosome 36 window:
- a CDS encoding putative DNA topoisomerase III, translating into MPTWLNVAEKPSVAKEMAQSLSGGHCRTVQSQSRFNPVFEFNFEGKTMLVTSVVGHLMEDQFPPNTKNWSTYPFQGLFSAPISKYVRTDLEPVKKNLEALATRADALILWLDCDREGENICFEVMQVVQSKRPQVQVKRAHFSALTARDLLNAVHNLKLPDKRLSDAVEARQEMDLRIGATFTRYQTVKFRHLFAEVPGVLSFGPCQFPTLGFVVRRYWKQQGFVPEDFFTLQVQHGDTKFYSSRGSLYDQVAATLIYEDMLQAAAAEGHKGRITNVQQRPSRRRPPVPLATVIMQKLAATHLRISSERCMTLAESLYQEGLISYPRTETDSYTFQESELLELIRLQIANPDVAEYATAMLADIAARVRPPLRGGHDDKAHPPIHPTKAWNATRDERGSLYNLIVRHFLASLSPDAVAATTRVSAEFGGESFSTGGTTIVQRGWLDIFPYERWDSTCIPNYQIGDTFEPTAVLLKKGRTSAPPHLTESRLISLMDSNGIGTDATIAQHIKTVLDREYVRREGQSLVPTTLGIALASAYESLGLASLLQPQLRAQMELAMGDIANGAATKAQVVAAAVQLYEEIFSRLMASTGAFYEELKRHLRLAAETDTHAVQVTVVKDNFIQCGTCGRHMDLVERAGERDHDREVWSVRCRGCNKMHRLPNGRLNTLEPVNPPHTCPLCGFVVLRVTNREKQTSYHVCPHCFGSPPRAWNVTGCGTAGADALLPDIEAAAEFRCFQCTADCPLAKGLEAIGITTCIACHQHELRLRPGPNGFFLSCRGYPSCHLSVSLPAAASVKPSPSQRCPACNAVLLTFDFSGRQGVPGLNMLDTICIRCDARIKDYITVKGFLTGGASSSAMPSSAASVASTVTGTYTLPSVTSSARRSGRGGGQRGGRSGGAAAGEANMSTGRVDTVCGCGMPVKQLVSRKEASRGKRFLTCASRKCAFFQWLD; encoded by the coding sequence ATGCCAACGTGGCTCAATGTCGCCGAGAAACCCAGCGTTGCCAAGGAGATGGCGCAGAGCCTCTCGGGTGGCCACTGCCGCACAGTGCAATCACAGTCTCGCTTTAACCCAGTCTTCGAGTTTAACTTCGAGGGTAAGACGATGCTGGTCACGTCGGTAGTGGGTCACCTCATGGAGGACCAGTTTCCACCCAACACCAAGAACTGGTCCACCTACCCATTTCAGGGTCTCTTCTCGGCACCAATCTCCAAGTACGTGCGAACCGATCTCGAACCGGTGAAGAAGAACCTCGAAGCACTCGCCACTCGAGCTGACGCGCTCATTCTGTGGCTGGACTGCGACCGGGAAGGCGAGAACATCTGCTTCGAGGTGATGCAAGTAGTGCAAAGCAAGCGACCACAGGTGCAGGTGAAGCGAGCCCACTTCTCTGCCCTCACCGCACGCGACTTGCTGAACGCCGTGCACAACCTCAAGCTGCCAGACAAGCGTCTCTCAGATGCAGTGGAGGCGCGACAGGAGATGGACCTGCGCATCGGGGCGACCTTTACCCGCTATCAAACGGTGAAGTTTCGCCACCTGTTTGCCGAGGTTCCCGGAGTGCTGAGCTTTGGCCCTTGTCAGTTCCCCACCCTCGGCTTTGTGGTGCGGCGCTACTGGAAACAACAGGGATTTGTCCCAGAGGACTTCTTCACTCTTCAGGTGCAACATGGTGACACCAAGTTCTACAGCAGTCGCGGCTCCTTGTACGATCAGGTGGCGGCCACCTTGATCTACGAGGACatgctgcaggcggcggcggcggaggggcACAAGGGCCGCATCACCaacgtgcagcagcgtccaAGTCGCCGACGCCCGCCAGTGCCACTGGCTACCGTCATTATGCAGAAACTGGCCGCAACGCACCTCCGCATCTCCTCTGAGCGCTGCATGACGCTGGCTGAGTCCCTCTATCAAGAAGGCCTAATCTCGTACCCACGGACAGAGACAGACTCATACACCTTTCAAGAGAGCGAGCTGCTAGAGCTAATTCGACTGCAAATTGCAAACCCCGACGTGGCCGAGTATGCGACAGCCATGTTGGCCGATAtcgccgcgcgcgtgcgcccGCCGCTCCGCGGCGGTCACGACGACAAAGCGCACCCGCCCATTCACCCAACCAAGGCCTGGAACGCGACGCGGGACGAGCGCGGCAGTCTGTACAATCTGATTGTGCGTCACTTTCTCGCCTCACTCTCCCCCGACGCAGTCGCCGCGACAACACGGGTGTCGGCGGAGTTTGGTGGGGAGTCGTTCTCCACCGGCGGGACAACGATCGTGCAGCGCGGTTGGCTGGACATCTTCCCGTACGAGCGGTGGGACAGTACGTGCATCCCGAACTACCAGATAGGCGACACGTTTGAGCCAACAGCCGTGCTGCTCAAGAAGGGCCGGACCTCAGCGCCGCCCCACCTGACGGAGTCACGTCTCATCTCGCTGATGGACAGCAACGGTATTGGGACAGACGCCACCATTGCTCAGCACATCAAGACCGTGCTGGATCGCGAGTATGTGAGGCGGGAAGGTCAGTCGCTGGTGCCGACGACGCTGGGGATTGCCCTGGCCTCCGCCTATGAGTCCCTCGGATTGGCCAGCCTGCTGCAACCGCAGTTGCGGGCGCAGATGGAGTTGGCGATGGGCGACATCGCAAACGGCGCCGCCACAAAagcgcaggtggtggcggcagcagtgcagctcTACGAGGAGATCTTCAGTCGCCTCATGGCCAGCACAGGCGCATTTTACGAGGAACTCAAGCGACATCTGCGCCTAGCGGCGGAGACAGACACGCATGCCGTCCAGGTCACAGTGGTGAAGGACAATTTCATCCAATGCGGAACGTGTGGCCGACACATGGACCTCGTCGAGCGCGCCGGCGAGCGCGATCACGATCGGGAGGTGTGGAgtgtgcgctgccgcgggtGCAACAAGATGCATCGGCTGCCGAACGGCCGCCTCAACACTCTGGAGCCGGTGAACCCGCCACACACCTGTCCACTGTGCGGATTCGTCGTGCTACGTGTCACAAATCGCGAGAAGCAGACGTCCTACCACGTCTGCCCACACTGTTTCGGAAGTCCGCCGAGGGCATGGAACGTGACCGGCTGTGGTACTGCCGGCGCAGATGCTCTCCTTCCCGACATCGAGGCCGCGGCCGAGTTCCGCTGCTTCCAGTGTACTGCCGACTGCCCCTTGGCGAAGGGACTCGAAGCGATAGGCATCACCACGTGCATTGCGTGCCACCAGCACGAACTGCGCCTACGCCCTGGGCCGAATGGGTTTTTTCTGTCGTGTAGGGGGTACCCCTCGTGCCACCTGAGCGTctcgctgccggcggcggcctctGTGAAGCCAAGTCCCTCGCAGCGCTGCCCCGCGTGCAACGCAGTGCTTCTCACATTCGACTTTAGCGGCCGTCAAGGGGTCCCGGGGCTGAACATGCTCGACACCATCTGCATTAGATGCGACGCACGCATCAAAGACTACATAACGGTAAAGGGTTTTCTAACGGGCGGCGCAAGCTCGTCAGCAATgccaagcagcgccgcctctgtAGCCTCCACCGTGACAGGGACGTACACGCTGCCCTCAGTAACGTCTTCcgcacgccgcagcgggaggggaggtgggcAGCGGGGTGGCCGTAGTggtggggcggcggcgggggagGCGAACATGTCCACTGGCAGAGTCGACACAGTGTGTGGATGCGGTATGCCAGTGAAGCAGCTCGTCTCACGCAAAGAAGCTTCACGCGGCAAACGCTTCCTCACGTGTGCTAGTCGGAAGTGCGCTTTCTTTCAGTGGCTTGACTGA
- a CDS encoding 14-3-3 protein-like protein yields the protein MTETIKWKNVTIQDEVVPKHTDIKLPDDPSELIYMAKLAEEAERFDEMLLCIRKYVRLNSELDTEERNLLSVAYKNVITPRRNAWRVITSIEGRENAKETSTTLPLVVNMRKELEAELSPLCDDLLSLLDTYLIPAAQGGEAKVFYLKMKGDYHRYYAEIDPGDGQRQAALNAYQKATDVANSSLAPTHPIRLGLALNFSVFFYEIMKEHEKGFQLARQAYDEAVTELETLDDEAYHESNTIVRLLRENLNLWTDDQL from the coding sequence ATGACGGAGACGATCAAGTGGAAAAACGTCACCATTCAAGACGAGGTGGTCCCCAAGCACACGGATATCAAGCTTCCCGATGACCCCTCCGAACTTATCTATATGgccaagctggccgaggaggcggagcgcttTGATGAGATGCTCCTCTGCATTCGCAAGTACGTTCGTCTGAACAGTGAGCTCGACACGGAAGAGCGCAACCTGCTGTCAGTGGCCTACAAGAACGTGATTACGCCGCGCCGCAACGCGTGGCGCGTCATCACCTCTATCGAGGGTCGCGAGAACGCCAAGGAAACCAGCACAACACTACCCTTGGTGGTGAACATGCGAAAGGAGTTAGAAGCGGAGCTCTCCCCGCTCTGCGACGACCTACTCAGTCTTCTCGACACTTACCTCATCCCGGCTGCCCAGGGCGGTGAAGCGAAGGTCTTCTACCTCAAGATGAAGGGCGACTACCACCGCTACTACGCTGAGATCGACCCCGGCGATGGCCAGCGGCAGGCAGCCTTGAACGCTTACCAAAAGGCAACCGACGTCGCGAACTCGTCCCTCGCTCCAACGCACCCGATTCGGCTCGGCCTGGCGCTGAACTTCTCCGTGTTCTTCTACGAAATCATGAAGGAGCACGAAAAGGGCTTCCAGCTGGCTCGTCAGGCATACGACGAGGCCGTGACCGAACTCGAAACGCTCGACGACGAGGCGTATCACGAGTCCAACACGAtcgtgcgcctcctccgcgaGAACCTCAACTTGTGGACGGATGACCAGCTGTAA
- a CDS encoding putative oxidoreductase, whose amino-acid sequence MKKAYDIIVIGAGAAGCAAARNCALQHPSASIALIEQGGRAAVPQVIRVPVMQPYITSTRAARPFLQTLTCVAEDNLASRSLVYTRGRGLGGSCLCNDMKYMRGTRKDYEGWADASWTYDTLLPVFKSLEANSRGGSRDHGEAGPLQVTDAQRSNIDSSMNVRFFEACEAAGVPATNDLNTGKTDGFSAMQSYIGGGARVQPFDTLIEGTQHRTPNLDLLVNTFADRIHCKGGKVRAVEVAHRGDKMVLEVRHVVVCAGTLRSPLLLQRSGIGAEGTVLDAPAVGQNLITTSAADVVFCIGNAVNVYSKSISWRNSKYLYQQWREYKENRTGVFSAFVEGAAYVRSHPQQDSPDLSLLFFRTPQMGTANWARCWPMDGFTMRVTHHYPSSRGEVRYDSDKDTTLIRSGMLSTREDVLAMDEGVQWVGLLTTRDGTLRSVYHVDENGRHVSPFWSYNAVLRHPRGGLDTQRDTAAFLAEHVKSGGDLYGTCAMGTVVDSQLHVKGIDGLLVADSSVVPVPTVASSSTIGSAIGARVASFIQ is encoded by the coding sequence ATGAAGAAGGCGTACGACATCATCGTAatcggtgctggcgctgcgggtTGTGCGGCCGCGCGCAACTGCGCTTTACAGCACCCTAGTGCCTCCATCGCCCTCATCGAGCAGGGTGGCCGCGCGGCTGTTCCGCAGGTGATTCGAGTGCCAGTAATGCAGCCCTACATTACATCAACGCGGGCGGCAAGGCCGTTTCTACAGACGTTGACATGCGTCGCGGAGGACAATCTAGCCAGTCGCTCTCTGGTGTACACGCGTGGCCGTGGCCTTGGCGGTAGTTGCCTTTGCAATGACATGAAGTACATGCGCGGCACTCGAAAGGACTACGAAGGATGGGCTGACGCCTCCTGGACCTACGACACGCTGTTGCCAGTGTTCAAGAGTCTGGAGGCGAATTCGCGCGGTGGTTCGCGCGACCATGGTGAGGCCGGTCCCCTGCAAGTAACggatgcgcagcgcagcaacatTGACTCGAGCATGAATGTGCGGTTCTTTGAAGCCTGCGAGGCAGCGGGAGTGCCTGCGACAAATGACCTCAACACTGGTAAGACGGATGGCTTCTCAGCCATGCAGTCCTACATCGGTGGAGGTGCGCGCGTACAGCCCTTTGACACGCTAATCGAGGgcacgcagcaccgcaccccAAACCTCGATCTGCTGGTCAACACTTTCGCTGACCGCATCCACTGCAAGGGTGGAAAGGTGCGCGCCGTGGAGGTTGCGCACCGCGGAGACAAAATGGTGCTTGAAGTTAGGCACGTTGTTGTGTGCGCTGGAACGCTGCGCAGtcccctcctgctgcagcgcagcggcatcggtgCGGAAGGTACCGTGCTGGACGCCCCGGCGGTTGGGCAGAACTTAATCACCACAAGCGCCGCTGATGTCGTCTTTTGCATTGGCAACGCAGTCAATGTCTACAGCAAGTCCATCAGCTGGCGTAACTCGAAGTATCTGTACCAGCAGTGGCGCGAGTACAAGGAAAACCGCACCGGCGTGTTCAGCGCCTTCGTCGAGGGTGCTGCGTACGTGCGGTCGCACCCGCAGCAAGACTCGCCGGATctgtctcttctcttctttcgcACTCCACAAATGGGGACGGCGAACTGGGCGCGCTGCTGGCCGATGGACGGCTTCACAATGCGAGTGACGCATCACTACCCGTCGAGTCGCGGCGAGGTGCGCTATGATAGCGACAAGGACACCACGCTCATTCGAAGCGGGATGCTCTCGACAAGAGAGGATGTGCTGGCCATGGATGAGGGAGTGCAGTGGGTGGGACTGCTGACTACGCGTGACGGCACTCTGCGGTCAGTGTACCATGTCGATGAGAACGGACGGCATGTGAGCCCGTTCTGGTCCTACAACGCGGTACTACGTCACCCCCGCGGCGGCCTCGACACACAACGCGACACAGCCGCCTTCTTGGCGGAGCACGTGAAGAGCGGCGGAGATCTCTACGGAACCTGCGCCATGGGCACCGTCGTGGACAGCCAGCTGCACGTGAAGGGGATTGACGGGCTGCTTGTGGCGGACAGCAGCGTGGTGCCTGTGCCCACagtggcgagcagcagcacgattGGCAGTGCCATCGGTGCTCGCGTCGCTTCCTTCATTCAGTGA